In Streptomyces sp. NBC_01426, one genomic interval encodes:
- a CDS encoding 3-hydroxyacyl-CoA dehydrogenase family protein, translating into MAGKLAVIGAGLMGSGIAQVSAQAGWDVVLRDVTDAALTRGTDGIKASYDRFVAKGKLTAEDAEAALARITTSTDLDAVADADIVVEAVFEKLEVKHEIFRALDKLVRDDAILASNTSAIPITKIAAVTERPERVVGAHFFSPVPMMQLCELVRGYKTSDETLATTRAFAESVGKTCIVVNRDVAGFVTTRLISALVVEAAKLYESGVASAEDIDIACKLGFGHAMGPLATADLTGVDILLHATSNIYTESQDEKFAPPELMRRMVDAGDIGRKSGQGFYKH; encoded by the coding sequence GTGGCTGGGAAGCTCGCCGTCATCGGTGCCGGACTCATGGGATCCGGTATCGCACAGGTCTCCGCTCAGGCGGGCTGGGACGTCGTACTGCGTGATGTCACCGACGCCGCGCTGACCCGCGGCACGGACGGGATCAAGGCCTCCTACGACCGCTTCGTCGCCAAGGGCAAGCTGACGGCCGAGGACGCCGAGGCGGCGCTGGCCCGGATCACCACCTCCACCGACCTCGACGCGGTCGCCGACGCCGACATCGTCGTCGAGGCCGTCTTCGAGAAGCTCGAGGTCAAGCACGAGATCTTCCGCGCGCTCGACAAGCTCGTCCGGGACGACGCGATCCTCGCCTCCAACACCTCCGCCATCCCGATCACCAAGATCGCGGCCGTGACGGAGCGTCCGGAGCGGGTCGTCGGCGCGCACTTCTTCTCGCCCGTCCCGATGATGCAGCTGTGCGAACTCGTCCGCGGCTACAAGACGAGTGACGAAACCCTCGCCACCACGCGGGCGTTCGCCGAGTCGGTCGGCAAGACCTGCATCGTCGTCAACCGCGACGTCGCCGGCTTCGTGACGACCCGTCTCATCTCCGCGCTCGTCGTCGAGGCCGCCAAGCTGTACGAGTCGGGCGTCGCCTCCGCCGAGGACATCGACATCGCCTGCAAGCTGGGCTTCGGTCACGCGATGGGCCCGCTCGCCACCGCCGACCTCACGGGCGTCGACATCCTGCTGCACGCCACGAGCAACATCTACACCGAGTCGCAGGACGAGAAGTTCGCGCCGCCGGAGCTGATGCGCCGCATGGTGGACGCGGGCGACATCGGCCGCAAGAGCGGCCAGGGTTTCTACAAGCACTGA
- a CDS encoding cob(I)yrinic acid a,c-diamide adenosyltransferase, with protein sequence MVNLTRIYTRTGDQGTTALGDMSRTRKTDLRISAYADVNEANAAIGTAIALGGLSEDLVKVLVRVQNDMFDVGADLCTPVVENPEYPPLRVEQFYVDKLEADCDTFNGELEKLRSFILPGGTPGAALLHQACTVVRRAERSTWAALEEHAGAMNPLTATYLNRLSDLLFILARTANKEVGDVLWVPGGER encoded by the coding sequence ATGGTGAACCTCACGCGCATCTACACCCGCACCGGCGACCAGGGCACGACCGCCCTCGGCGACATGAGCCGTACGCGGAAGACCGACCTGCGGATCTCCGCGTACGCCGACGTCAACGAGGCGAACGCGGCCATCGGCACGGCGATCGCCCTCGGCGGGCTGTCCGAGGACCTGGTGAAGGTCCTGGTCCGGGTGCAGAACGACATGTTCGACGTCGGCGCGGACCTGTGCACTCCCGTCGTCGAGAACCCCGAGTACCCGCCGCTGCGCGTCGAGCAGTTCTACGTGGACAAGCTGGAGGCGGACTGCGACACCTTCAACGGGGAGCTGGAGAAGCTGCGCAGCTTCATCCTGCCCGGCGGCACCCCCGGCGCGGCCCTGCTGCACCAGGCCTGCACCGTCGTGCGGCGCGCCGAGCGGTCGACCTGGGCGGCGCTGGAGGAGCACGCGGGGGCGATGAACCCGCTGACGGCCACCTACCTGAACCGTCTCTCCGACCTCCTGTTCATCCTGGCCCGGACGGCCAACAAGGAGGTCGGGGACGTGCTGTGGGTGCCGGGCGGCGAGCGCTGA
- a CDS encoding sensor histidine kinase has protein sequence MPSKTRVSAFRPHRDDVLLCVASVLAGLFLWSLGVHSSPNRNLLPDWAALVPLFVLGAMELLRRTAPRVTLPVGTVGIIADQFTVGNMATVLIFTDLMYAAVVYGKPSMARRLPVSTGLITIAVTIASVAWLRTPQALLIGVITGIVSFGPALTGATLRNHREAAEAARLRAEQTALLAEMDRSQAVVAERARMARELHDMVANHLSAIAIHSTAALSIDSPATSRDALGVIRENSVQGLAEMRRLIGLLRDAGAEQEPVAVPSLDGLDVLVGKARVNGAGSGLDFVLEDTRADGEPLPAPVELAAYRIVQESLTNALKHAVPGTVRVRLTSADGLLTVRVDSPYGERPGPRAPGSGAGLVGMRERTELLGGAFHAGRAGTVWQVRASLPAEEKAVTG, from the coding sequence GTGCCCTCGAAGACCCGCGTGTCCGCCTTCCGCCCCCACCGCGACGACGTGCTGCTGTGCGTCGCCAGCGTGCTCGCCGGGCTGTTCCTGTGGTCGCTCGGGGTACACAGCTCCCCGAACCGGAACCTGCTCCCCGACTGGGCCGCCCTGGTCCCGCTGTTCGTCCTCGGCGCGATGGAGCTGCTGCGCCGCACCGCGCCGCGCGTGACCCTGCCCGTGGGCACCGTCGGGATCATCGCGGACCAGTTCACCGTCGGGAACATGGCCACGGTCCTGATCTTCACCGATCTGATGTACGCCGCCGTCGTGTACGGCAAGCCCTCCATGGCCCGCCGGCTCCCGGTCTCCACCGGACTGATCACCATCGCCGTCACGATCGCCTCGGTGGCCTGGCTGCGCACCCCGCAGGCCCTGCTGATCGGCGTGATCACCGGCATCGTCAGCTTCGGGCCGGCCCTGACCGGCGCCACCCTGCGCAACCATCGCGAGGCGGCGGAGGCCGCCCGGCTGCGCGCCGAGCAGACCGCGCTGCTGGCCGAGATGGACCGCTCGCAGGCCGTGGTCGCCGAACGGGCCCGGATGGCGCGGGAGTTGCACGACATGGTGGCCAATCATCTGTCGGCCATCGCCATCCACTCCACCGCCGCACTGTCCATCGACTCCCCCGCGACCAGTCGGGACGCCCTGGGCGTGATCCGCGAGAACAGCGTGCAGGGGTTGGCCGAGATGCGCCGGTTGATCGGGCTGCTGCGGGACGCGGGCGCGGAGCAGGAGCCGGTGGCGGTGCCCTCCCTCGACGGACTGGACGTACTCGTCGGCAAGGCCCGCGTGAACGGGGCCGGCAGCGGCCTGGACTTCGTACTGGAGGACACCCGCGCCGACGGGGAGCCGCTGCCCGCGCCCGTGGAGCTGGCGGCGTACCGCATCGTCCAGGAGTCGCTGACGAACGCCCTCAAGCACGCGGTCCCGGGGACGGTCCGGGTGCGCCTGACGTCCGCGGACGGGCTGCTGACCGTACGGGTGGACTCGCCGTACGGGGAGCGGCCCGGGCCGCGTGCCCCGGGTTCCGGCGCGGGGCTGGTCGGCATGCGCGAGCGGACGGAGTTGCTCGGTGGCGCGTTCCACGCGGGGCGTGCCGGCACGGTGTGGCAGGTGCGGGCGTCCCTGCCCGCGGAGGAGAAGGCGGTGACCGGGTGA
- a CDS encoding response regulator transcription factor: protein MTIRVVVAEDQSAVRAGLVMILRSAGDMEVVGEAADGEEAVRLARGLRPDLVLMDVQMPRLDGVSATRQVVAEGLADVLVLTTFDLDEYVFGALRAGASGFLLKDAEAAELIEAVRTVARGEGLIAPAVTRRLIAEFATPRPVRTAVPPERAAAVASLTRREREVWGCLGEGLSNAEVAGRLDMAEATVKTHVSRLLGKLELRSRVQAAVLAQELDI, encoded by the coding sequence GTGACCATCCGGGTCGTGGTGGCGGAGGACCAGAGCGCGGTGCGCGCGGGTCTGGTGATGATCCTGCGCAGTGCGGGCGACATGGAGGTGGTGGGCGAGGCGGCGGACGGGGAGGAGGCGGTCCGACTGGCCCGTGGGCTTCGGCCGGATCTGGTCCTCATGGACGTGCAGATGCCCCGGCTCGACGGGGTCTCGGCCACCCGGCAGGTGGTCGCGGAGGGGCTGGCCGACGTGCTGGTGCTGACGACCTTCGATCTCGACGAGTACGTCTTCGGAGCGCTGCGCGCGGGCGCCTCGGGCTTCCTGCTGAAGGACGCGGAGGCGGCGGAGCTGATCGAGGCGGTGCGCACCGTCGCCCGCGGCGAGGGGTTGATCGCGCCCGCGGTGACCCGCCGGTTGATCGCCGAGTTCGCGACGCCGCGGCCGGTGCGGACGGCCGTGCCGCCGGAGCGGGCCGCGGCGGTGGCCTCGCTGACCCGGCGCGAGCGGGAGGTGTGGGGGTGCCTGGGCGAGGGCCTGTCGAACGCGGAGGTGGCCGGCCGGCTGGACATGGCGGAGGCGACGGTGAAGACGCACGTCAGTAGGTTGCTGGGGAAGCTGGAGCTGCGCAGTCGGGTCCAAGCGGCGGTGCTGGCACAGGAGTTGGACATCTAG